Proteins found in one Bremerella volcania genomic segment:
- a CDS encoding ATP-binding protein, which yields MVDREAGTRLAPGEVGSEVPEEILARYEVNASSGDSPFVRTYWGNDRETGEGVEIKAIELKSVTSGTRARIEFEASIRQEHPNDQLVPVIDFVRTSTEFYVVMPWNDGVSLSQMLTSKPISVEETIQIGKDIFTALDSLHRRGSLHRDVTPSSMFVRSQNGKPGLIGRVTLGGFGTVKRFHPDQLFGERECETVSYMSPEEAGSIDTDVGPPSDLYAAGILLFRCLAGRLPFQGQGAGAILFEHLTAPVPDLPTINPEVPRDLDELVQRLLRKDPHDRYQLASAVVADLLAIEESLAAGESGGHVAIGACDRRCTLTEPTFVGREEELKQLNNFIRETRQGKSSVILVEGESGLGKSRLLVEAVRVARRNSNWVLRGQATTNVGQRPYRTLEGIVDGFLSVAQKDKDLLRRVQEQVGDMADALVAALPSLGAALRPTGRITDQSPAAFGENRTIDSLIRFLGALGSRDRPAIIILDDCQWADALTHSLIRRWHTQTRQSERHSALICSFRSEEVSDDHALRSIPRCQHICLLTLRKEEIRQLAESMAGSLPTEAVEVVTRLASGSPFMASAVLRGLVESGALVAEDGTWQVDQRAIRDIQSSQEAASFLAHRIEMLPEETIELLSVGALVGKEFSLDTAAALARLTVPAAVGALLHAKDRNLIWERADGGQFVFVHDKIRSSLLDRLDPNEQKQLHLRAALHLQEHSPSRVSEIAYHLDEAGASETALGYALQAAEQARSQFSLEVAERQYRIAQKGAENQPKSIRFRIAEGLGDALMLRGQYPEAAPQFELAAELAEGDLDRAKIQSKLAELSFKRGDMEAATKGFEKALRSLGCMVPRNKFLGTMLLMWEAIKQVLHSCFPKMMLQRKRRPPNDSERLAIQLFALLAHGCWYCRSKLECLSAHLRGLNYAEEFLPSPELASAYSLHAPVACLIPLFKRAIAYAQRSLKLRKEFDDVWGQGQSLNYYSCSLYAAGQYRESIEKGREAIQLLERTGDYWQVHIARYQVAASLYHLGNFREAIAEAKNNHRSGVELGDEQASGIILDVWARATLGNIPDSLFEAELARKRHDAQGKTQLYLAVGIRDLYQGKIESAITALEQAVDTATSAGIQNAYTAPALPWLATAIRMQAESTLPHAPALRNERLAKAEQIALRAVAAAKVCPNDLPRAIRERAIIAAMRGNYRKSRRLFDKAFAIAKQLGSIYEQALTLQHRSEVGQSARWADAVQDERESQRLLDELTIEQETESTRGGQMGTLSLVDRFDTVLHVGRRIASALSTDRIYEEASLGATRLLRGENSLLLEFDRDDAMAEPTVVLGATDVPFDRANLQRATEAGRAMTFIETSNEGDLHRDTTNPRSSIYIPIFVRNRLSACVCVTHSQVVGLFGTDEERLADFVGTIAGAALENAQGFMELSNLNTTLEQRVAERTAAAETRAAELARSNLQLERTAKELRLTEEELRVAKVAAETANEAKSRFLATMSHEIRTPLNGILGMTELALRTQLTSQQRNCLTVINQSGDALLSLLNDILDISKIEAGKMHLEAIPMEPQGVVTAAVRPLAVNAAKKGLELLYRIAPSVPESIEGDPCRLRQVIMNLVGNAIKFTDHGEVFIDCTVDSDDDVQQLHISVRDTGPGIPEDKLSTIFESFEQSDSSTTRRYGGTGLGLSISSQIVALMEGKLWVESELGQGSTFHVSIPLKSTQTESDKSAKPLSNEHVLLVSEHPTSRKLYQEILEQAGASLEHVTLDQALRRGQEGTADDAVLVLDWEVDSDKLEQWFLTPDSVDLFNLPHIVLIPPTGVPDEIDHCSMVTVAKPISASDLISAIESAKNAYPATRDAELLHHSSGERSLHILLADDAPVNLEVATGILEVFGHTCEVASTGREALERYQSGKFDLVLMDLEMPEMDGNQATDAIRQWEQEHGQRTPIVAMTAHALDGARENCLAAGMDDYLSKPIQPERLKQLLDEIAVSGNVPTA from the coding sequence ATGGTGGATCGAGAAGCGGGAACAAGACTCGCCCCAGGCGAAGTTGGGTCGGAAGTGCCAGAAGAGATTCTTGCGCGGTACGAGGTCAACGCATCCAGCGGTGATTCACCCTTTGTGCGCACGTACTGGGGAAATGATCGAGAGACAGGCGAAGGCGTTGAAATCAAGGCCATCGAACTGAAGTCCGTGACGTCAGGGACACGTGCGCGCATCGAGTTCGAAGCGTCGATCCGACAGGAGCATCCCAATGACCAGCTAGTTCCCGTGATCGATTTTGTGCGAACAAGCACGGAATTCTACGTGGTGATGCCCTGGAATGACGGAGTGTCCCTAAGTCAAATGCTGACGTCCAAGCCGATTTCCGTCGAAGAGACGATTCAAATTGGCAAGGACATCTTCACGGCGCTCGACTCACTTCATCGGCGAGGTTCGCTTCATCGTGATGTGACGCCATCGAGTATGTTCGTCAGGTCGCAAAATGGAAAGCCGGGATTGATTGGTCGTGTGACTCTTGGAGGGTTCGGCACCGTCAAGCGATTTCACCCCGATCAACTCTTCGGCGAACGAGAGTGCGAAACAGTCTCATACATGTCGCCTGAAGAAGCGGGCTCCATTGATACGGACGTGGGGCCCCCTTCTGACTTGTACGCGGCAGGGATCCTTCTGTTTCGTTGCCTCGCTGGGCGGCTTCCCTTTCAGGGGCAAGGGGCCGGTGCGATTCTGTTCGAGCACCTAACGGCACCGGTACCTGATTTGCCTACGATAAACCCCGAAGTTCCGAGAGATTTGGACGAATTGGTCCAACGGCTACTTAGAAAGGATCCGCACGATCGCTACCAGCTGGCAAGCGCCGTGGTTGCCGACTTGTTGGCAATCGAAGAATCGCTTGCTGCCGGGGAATCGGGAGGTCACGTGGCGATCGGCGCTTGTGATCGCCGCTGCACGTTAACCGAGCCAACGTTCGTTGGCAGAGAAGAAGAACTCAAACAGCTCAATAATTTCATCCGCGAAACTCGGCAGGGTAAATCCTCCGTGATCCTGGTCGAAGGGGAGTCAGGCCTCGGGAAGAGCCGTTTGCTGGTGGAAGCGGTGCGCGTGGCTCGTCGCAATAGTAACTGGGTGTTGCGTGGACAAGCGACAACGAATGTCGGCCAACGTCCTTATCGCACGCTCGAGGGTATTGTCGATGGCTTTCTGTCGGTCGCTCAAAAAGATAAAGATCTTCTCCGCCGGGTGCAGGAACAAGTGGGTGACATGGCGGATGCCTTGGTTGCCGCTTTGCCATCATTGGGAGCTGCCTTACGTCCTACCGGCCGTATTACCGATCAGTCGCCCGCTGCTTTTGGTGAAAACAGAACGATCGACTCGTTGATTCGATTTCTTGGAGCTTTGGGAAGTCGAGATCGTCCAGCGATCATCATTCTGGACGATTGTCAGTGGGCCGATGCGTTGACCCATAGTCTCATTCGTCGCTGGCATACGCAGACGCGGCAATCGGAACGCCATAGTGCTCTGATCTGTTCGTTCCGTAGCGAAGAAGTGAGCGATGATCACGCTTTGCGTTCAATCCCAAGGTGCCAACACATTTGTTTGTTGACCTTGCGTAAGGAAGAAATTCGCCAGTTGGCTGAGTCGATGGCAGGCTCGCTGCCGACGGAAGCCGTGGAGGTTGTGACACGACTGGCCAGCGGTAGTCCGTTTATGGCCTCGGCCGTTCTGCGCGGTTTGGTCGAATCGGGGGCATTAGTCGCCGAAGATGGTACCTGGCAAGTCGACCAGCGTGCTATCCGAGACATCCAGTCTTCGCAAGAAGCAGCTTCGTTTCTCGCACATCGAATCGAGATGCTTCCGGAGGAAACGATCGAATTGCTCTCCGTGGGCGCGTTGGTTGGTAAAGAATTCAGCTTAGACACCGCCGCAGCGTTGGCCAGATTGACGGTTCCAGCCGCAGTGGGAGCTTTGCTACATGCCAAAGACCGCAACCTGATCTGGGAACGTGCTGATGGTGGTCAGTTCGTTTTTGTGCATGATAAGATCCGCAGTTCGTTGTTAGATCGGCTTGATCCGAACGAACAAAAACAACTGCACCTCAGGGCGGCATTGCATTTACAGGAGCACAGTCCCTCACGGGTTTCCGAAATTGCTTACCATCTGGACGAAGCGGGCGCCTCGGAAACAGCTCTTGGTTATGCCCTGCAGGCTGCCGAACAAGCACGCAGTCAGTTCTCCTTGGAAGTTGCCGAACGGCAATATCGGATCGCCCAGAAGGGTGCCGAGAACCAACCGAAATCCATCCGCTTCCGGATTGCGGAGGGACTTGGCGATGCGCTGATGCTGCGAGGGCAATACCCGGAGGCCGCACCGCAGTTTGAACTGGCGGCTGAACTCGCGGAAGGGGATCTCGATCGCGCCAAGATCCAGAGCAAGTTGGCCGAGTTGTCGTTTAAGCGCGGAGACATGGAAGCCGCTACTAAAGGATTTGAAAAGGCACTAAGAAGCTTGGGCTGTATGGTCCCCCGGAATAAGTTTCTGGGGACGATGCTCTTAATGTGGGAAGCTATCAAACAGGTCCTGCATTCCTGCTTTCCAAAGATGATGCTTCAGAGGAAAAGACGACCCCCCAATGACTCCGAGCGGTTGGCAATTCAGCTTTTTGCCTTGCTGGCACACGGATGTTGGTACTGTCGAAGCAAATTGGAATGCTTGTCGGCACACTTGCGAGGTTTGAATTACGCCGAAGAGTTTCTGCCGAGCCCCGAATTGGCAAGTGCCTATTCCTTGCATGCACCTGTGGCTTGTTTGATTCCTCTATTCAAGCGAGCAATTGCCTATGCTCAACGGTCCCTGAAGCTGCGGAAAGAATTCGACGACGTCTGGGGTCAGGGGCAATCACTCAACTACTACAGCTGTTCTCTTTACGCAGCCGGCCAATATCGAGAAAGTATCGAGAAGGGACGCGAAGCCATCCAGTTATTGGAGCGGACCGGCGACTACTGGCAAGTTCATATTGCCCGATACCAAGTGGCTGCGTCTTTATATCACCTGGGCAACTTCCGAGAGGCGATTGCCGAAGCCAAGAACAACCATCGGTCAGGCGTGGAGCTAGGGGACGAGCAAGCATCGGGTATCATTCTCGATGTGTGGGCACGGGCAACTCTTGGTAACATCCCGGATTCGCTATTTGAAGCGGAACTTGCTCGGAAGCGTCACGACGCTCAAGGCAAGACTCAGCTTTACCTCGCGGTGGGTATCCGCGACCTTTACCAAGGGAAGATCGAGTCGGCAATCACGGCGCTTGAGCAAGCAGTCGATACGGCAACTTCGGCAGGTATCCAGAATGCCTACACGGCACCTGCCCTGCCCTGGCTGGCCACGGCCATTCGCATGCAAGCCGAATCCACGCTGCCACATGCCCCCGCGCTAAGAAATGAACGGCTTGCGAAAGCCGAGCAAATCGCACTTCGTGCGGTTGCCGCCGCGAAGGTGTGTCCCAATGACTTACCACGAGCGATCCGAGAACGCGCCATCATCGCGGCCATGCGAGGGAACTACCGCAAGTCGCGCCGCCTTTTCGACAAGGCTTTTGCGATAGCGAAACAGTTAGGGTCGATCTACGAACAGGCACTGACTTTGCAGCATCGAAGCGAAGTGGGGCAGTCGGCTCGGTGGGCAGACGCCGTCCAGGACGAACGCGAGTCACAACGGCTCTTGGATGAGTTGACTATTGAACAAGAGACGGAAAGCACGCGTGGCGGTCAGATGGGCACGCTATCGTTGGTCGATCGATTCGATACCGTGCTACACGTTGGACGTCGAATCGCTTCCGCACTTTCGACCGACCGGATTTACGAGGAGGCTTCGCTGGGAGCAACGCGCTTGCTGCGAGGTGAGAACAGCCTGTTGCTCGAGTTTGATCGTGACGATGCGATGGCGGAACCTACCGTCGTGCTTGGCGCAACGGATGTTCCGTTCGACAGAGCAAACCTGCAGCGGGCGACGGAAGCCGGCAGAGCAATGACGTTTATCGAGACGAGTAATGAAGGAGACTTGCACCGCGATACGACAAACCCGCGTTCGTCGATCTACATACCGATATTCGTTCGAAATCGCCTTTCAGCATGTGTGTGCGTGACGCATTCTCAAGTCGTTGGCTTGTTTGGTACTGACGAAGAACGCCTGGCTGATTTCGTGGGGACGATCGCCGGTGCTGCTTTGGAAAATGCCCAAGGGTTCATGGAACTGTCGAATCTGAATACAACTCTCGAACAACGTGTTGCTGAGCGAACGGCGGCCGCGGAAACGAGAGCCGCCGAGTTGGCACGATCGAATCTACAACTGGAACGCACCGCCAAGGAACTTCGCCTGACCGAGGAAGAGCTGCGCGTGGCGAAGGTTGCTGCCGAGACGGCCAACGAGGCAAAGAGTCGGTTCCTGGCCACCATGAGCCACGAAATTCGTACGCCGCTCAACGGCATCTTAGGCATGACCGAGTTAGCTCTGCGAACCCAACTCACTTCACAGCAGCGGAATTGCTTGACGGTAATCAATCAGTCTGGCGACGCGTTACTCAGCCTTCTCAACGATATTTTGGATATTTCTAAGATTGAAGCTGGGAAGATGCATTTGGAAGCGATCCCGATGGAGCCGCAGGGTGTCGTGACCGCGGCGGTTCGGCCGCTGGCCGTGAATGCCGCCAAAAAGGGTTTGGAGTTACTGTACCGTATCGCTCCGAGCGTGCCGGAGTCTATCGAGGGAGATCCATGCCGACTGCGCCAGGTCATTATGAACTTGGTGGGCAACGCAATTAAGTTCACGGATCACGGGGAAGTGTTCATCGATTGTACGGTGGACTCCGATGATGACGTGCAACAGCTTCACATTTCCGTGCGAGATACTGGACCGGGGATTCCTGAGGACAAGCTGTCGACCATCTTTGAGTCTTTCGAGCAAAGCGATAGTTCGACCACCCGCCGCTACGGTGGAACGGGACTTGGTCTGTCCATTTCATCACAAATCGTGGCCCTTATGGAAGGCAAGCTTTGGGTCGAAAGTGAACTGGGGCAGGGAAGTACTTTCCACGTGTCCATTCCACTGAAGTCGACCCAAACCGAATCGGACAAGTCCGCCAAGCCATTGTCCAACGAGCATGTCCTACTCGTTTCAGAGCATCCCACCTCGCGGAAGCTGTATCAAGAGATCCTTGAGCAAGCTGGGGCGAGTTTGGAGCATGTGACCCTCGACCAGGCCCTGAGGCGCGGTCAAGAAGGTACCGCCGATGACGCCGTTCTGGTTCTTGACTGGGAAGTTGATTCCGACAAGTTAGAGCAATGGTTCTTGACGCCTGATTCGGTGGATCTATTCAACCTGCCTCACATCGTGCTCATTCCACCCACAGGCGTCCCAGACGAGATTGACCACTGCAGCATGGTCACGGTTGCGAAACCTATTTCTGCCAGTGACCTGATCAGTGCCATTGAGTCGGCCAAGAATGCCTATCCTGCCACGCGAGATGCTGAGTTGCTACACCATTCGTCAGGGGAACGTTCGCTACATATCCTGCTCGCAGACGATGCCCCCGTTAATCTGGAAGTGGCCACAGGTATTCTCGAGGTCTTTGGCCATACCTGTGAGGTCGCCAGTACAGGGCGTGAAGCACTGGAGCGCTATCAGAGTGGAAAGTTTGACCTGGTGTTGATGGATCTGGAAATGCCGGAGATGGACGGCAACCAGGCGACCGACGCAATCCGGCAGTGGGAACAAGAGCACGGGCAACGCACGCCGATTGTGGCTATGACAGCGCATGCCCTTGATGGTGCCCGAGAGAACTGCCTGGCAGCAGGCATGGACGATTATCTGTCGAAACCCATCCAGCCAGAACGGCTCAAGCAATTGCTCGATGAAATTGCCGTGTCCGGAAACGTGCCAACGGCGTAG
- a CDS encoding SAM-dependent methyltransferase, whose protein sequence is MIQSNDSTTFRLPSVIEFFSKDVAEFKRQLTQLESEIDKDAIPQRNDEFHKRTLAAFQQSQAACRAFERAHESDPDLIKEVQARFRDETSPWFSQSWIANRARTKPSGFAGDYEMLVKLYEEETPARGIGAYIDLCISELPLANAVRGRKDMVREYLLNEIAKREGDLRIMDIACGPCREFLDWPEFEGRNIEVVAMDNDPVALEYIEATVASQLPPSTTLKPVRFNAMRARNAEATKAKYGTFDIIYSVGLADYLTDEHLIGIFSGLGETLSDGGALVIAFKDTEQYDETPYQWHLDWFFYQRTVEDVLNVYDMAGFNTDKMELTRDRTGIIVNYVSHRAPDCIRRLDPAELPRPARAGRIAKNGKVIES, encoded by the coding sequence ATGATACAGTCGAATGATTCGACCACTTTCAGACTACCAAGTGTGATCGAATTCTTCTCGAAGGACGTGGCGGAATTCAAGCGTCAGCTTACTCAACTGGAAAGCGAGATCGACAAGGACGCCATCCCGCAACGAAACGATGAGTTTCACAAGCGAACGCTCGCCGCCTTTCAGCAATCTCAAGCAGCTTGTCGCGCTTTCGAGCGAGCCCACGAAAGCGATCCCGACCTGATCAAAGAAGTTCAGGCACGCTTTCGCGACGAGACTTCTCCCTGGTTTTCGCAAAGTTGGATCGCCAATCGCGCGCGTACCAAACCTAGCGGTTTCGCTGGGGACTATGAGATGCTCGTTAAACTATACGAGGAAGAGACGCCTGCCCGGGGTATTGGGGCGTATATCGACCTGTGCATCTCGGAATTGCCTCTAGCCAACGCCGTTCGTGGACGCAAGGACATGGTACGCGAGTACCTGCTCAACGAGATTGCAAAGCGAGAAGGTGATCTTCGGATCATGGACATCGCTTGTGGTCCATGCCGCGAGTTTTTGGATTGGCCGGAGTTTGAGGGTCGTAACATTGAAGTCGTTGCGATGGACAATGACCCGGTCGCTTTGGAGTATATCGAAGCTACGGTCGCTTCCCAGCTTCCGCCTTCGACCACTCTCAAGCCGGTTCGCTTTAACGCCATGCGAGCTCGCAACGCGGAAGCCACCAAGGCGAAGTATGGAACATTCGATATAATCTATAGCGTCGGCTTGGCAGACTACCTTACCGACGAACACCTAATAGGTATCTTTAGCGGGCTGGGTGAAACCCTATCGGATGGCGGTGCTCTCGTAATCGCCTTTAAGGATACCGAACAATATGACGAAACCCCCTATCAATGGCATTTAGACTGGTTCTTTTATCAAAGAACGGTAGAGGACGTGTTAAATGTTTACGATATGGCGGGATTTAACACGGACAAGATGGAACTGACGCGGGATCGCACTGGGATCATCGTCAACTACGTCAGTCACCGTGCTCCGGACTGCATTCGACGCCTCGACCCGGCAGAATTGCCACGTCCAGCACGTGCTGGGAGAATCGCCAAAAACGGCAAGGTCATCGAAAGCTAG